One genomic segment of Danio rerio strain Tuebingen ecotype United States chromosome 11, GRCz12tu, whole genome shotgun sequence includes these proteins:
- the lactbl1b gene encoding putative beta-lactamase-like 1 isoform X2, translated as MGAKGSKVVLRETSVDGVQPQPAPALALDGLTKTSKMKVKWTQLGLVFFLLLSIIMTACFIWQYTLPKLVQDDNADERSKAVRMCPRFPEPTPLEHPIPTLKGALEKVDALLRNNINLISLPSLSAIVTYNDTVLWTGNFGRRNGSDPTSAPPNEYTIYRIASVSKIFPTLMLYRLWEDGKVGSLDDPLEKYVDNFTIKNPLGKSRDSELKYVTDGLIFLDSGEVQIRSSSVTLRRMASQLSGLPRRLRGTNLLWKGKTKTAINLLQDDVLVADPGTKCHYSNLAFSLLAHILSERVAGVNYQRWITDNILSRLGMEDTGFDINPGIQSQMAVGVYASGQPAPLYDLGWYRPSGQMYSTAADLAKLSMMLLGAYHRKILEPDTLKIMLTPVFRCDKDYFANRTGTPWEVNEQKGYEVLRKDGDLDGYSATFSLVPRLKLGLVVLMAGTRPQNQDIISKAYSYIIPAMEKAFREAKRYLTPPPDPAPYVGFYTYGNITFYEIKAGPDGVLIMQQFGPQIEDLIPERYRTIKLNYLVERVFRVVFEKEYPCVLRVNTASVSLEAQDGQLFNFYVFDKKGVSPGFDAPGLNTYNVIRISRKPTFSN; from the exons CCTGCACCAGCACTTGCCTTAGACGGGTTAACCAAGACCAGCAAGATGAAGGTGAAATGGACCCAACTGGGCCTGGTGTTTTTCTTGCTGCTGTCCATCATCATGACCGCTTGCTTCATTTGGCAGTACACGCTTCCCAAGTTAGTGCAAG ATGATAATGCAGATGAAAGATCCAAAGCTGTGAGAATGTGCCCTCGCTTCCCGGAGCCAACACCTCTGGAGCATCCCATCCCCACTTTAAAGGGAGCGCTTGAAAAG GTTGACGCACTACTGCGCAATAACATCAACCTTATCAGTCTGCCCTCATTGTCTGCTATTGTTACCTATAATGACACAGTGCTGTGGACAGGGAACTTTGGCAGGAGAAATGGCAGCGATCCTACTTCTGCACCACCGAATGAATACACCATTTACAG GATTGCCAGTGTATCCAAGATATTTCCCACCCTGATGCTGTATCGATTATGGGAAGATGGCAAGGTGGGCTCCCTGGATGACCCGCTGGAAAAATACGTGGACAACTTCACCATTAAAAACCCCCTGGGTAAAAGCAGAGACTCTGAGCTCAAATACGTCACAGATGGGCTGATCTTCCTTGACAGCGGTGAGGTCCAAATCCGATCCTCCTCAGTAACATTAAGAAGAATGGCCAGCCAGCTTTCTG GTCTACCTCGAAGACTCCGTGGGACTAACTTACTGTGGAAAGGCAAGACCAAGACTGCAATCAACCTCCTACAAGATGATGTGCTCGTAGCAGATCCGGGGACCAA GTGCCACTACAGCAATCTGGCCTTCTCTTTGCTTGCCCATATCCTTTCTGAGAGGGTTGCAGGTGTGAATTACCAGAGATGGATCACAGATAACATTCTCAGCAGGTTGGGAATGGAGGACACTGGGTTTGACATTAACCCTGGCATCCAAAGTCAAATGGCTGTAGGTGTGTACGCCAGTGGCCAACCGGCGCCCCTTTATGATTTGGGCTGGTATCGCCCGTCAGGACAGATGTATTCGACTGCTGCTGACTTGGCAAAATTATCAATGATGTTATTGGGAGCGTATCATCGCAAAATATTGGAACCCGACACGTTGAAAATCATGCTAACCCCTGTGTTTCGCTGTGACAAAGACTACTTCGCCAATCGCACAGGTACACCATGGGAGGTCAACGAACAGAAGGGATATGAGGTACTACGTAAAGATGGCGATCTGGATGGCTACTCCGCTACATTCTCTCTGGTGCCTCGGCTTAAGCTTGGATTGGTGGTGCTAATGGCAGGAACGCGGCCACAGAACCAGGATATTATTTCGAAGGCTTATTCTTACATCATTCCTGCAATGGAGAAGGCGTTTAGGGAGGCCAAGCGGTATCTTACTCCTCCTCCAGATCCTGCACCCTATGTGGGATTTTACACTTACGGCAACATCACGTTTTATGAGATTAAAGCAGGGCCAGATGGTGTCTTGATCATGCAGCAGTTTGGACCTCAAATTGAGGATCTCATCCCGGAGCGTTACCGGACCATAAAATTGAATTACCTAGTGGAACGGGTATTTAGAGTCGTTTTCGAGAAGGAGTATCCCTGCGTTTTACGTGTCAACACTGCATCTGTATCCCTCGAAGCCCAAGATGGGCAGCTTTTTAACTTTTACGTCTTTGATAAGAAAGGCGTATCTCCAGGATTTGATGCTCCAGGGCTCAACACATACAATGTGATTAGAATATCCCGCAAACCCACCTTCTCTAATTGA
- the lactbl1b gene encoding putative beta-lactamase-like 1 isoform X3, with product MPAPALALDGLTKTSKMKVKWTQLGLVFFLLLSIIMTACFIWQYTLPKLVQDDNADERSKAVRMCPRFPEPTPLEHPIPTLKGALEKVDALLRNNINLISLPSLSAIVTYNDTVLWTGNFGRRNGSDPTSAPPNEYTIYRIASVSKIFPTLMLYRLWEDGKVGSLDDPLEKYVDNFTIKNPLGKSRDSELKYVTDGLIFLDSGEVQIRSSSVTLRRMASQLSGLPRRLRGTNLLWKGKTKTAINLLQDDVLVADPGTKCHYSNLAFSLLAHILSERVAGVNYQRWITDNILSRLGMEDTGFDINPGIQSQMAVGVYASGQPAPLYDLGWYRPSGQMYSTAADLAKLSMMLLGAYHRKILEPDTLKIMLTPVFRCDKDYFANRTGTPWEVNEQKGYEVLRKDGDLDGYSATFSLVPRLKLGLVVLMAGTRPQNQDIISKAYSYIIPAMEKAFREAKRYLTPPPDPAPYVGFYTYGNITFYEIKAGPDGVLIMQQFGPQIEDLIPERYRTIKLNYLVERVFRVVFEKEYPCVLRVNTASVSLEAQDGQLFNFYVFDKKGVSPGFDAPGLNTYNVIRISRKPTFSN from the exons ATG CCTGCACCAGCACTTGCCTTAGACGGGTTAACCAAGACCAGCAAGATGAAGGTGAAATGGACCCAACTGGGCCTGGTGTTTTTCTTGCTGCTGTCCATCATCATGACCGCTTGCTTCATTTGGCAGTACACGCTTCCCAAGTTAGTGCAAG ATGATAATGCAGATGAAAGATCCAAAGCTGTGAGAATGTGCCCTCGCTTCCCGGAGCCAACACCTCTGGAGCATCCCATCCCCACTTTAAAGGGAGCGCTTGAAAAG GTTGACGCACTACTGCGCAATAACATCAACCTTATCAGTCTGCCCTCATTGTCTGCTATTGTTACCTATAATGACACAGTGCTGTGGACAGGGAACTTTGGCAGGAGAAATGGCAGCGATCCTACTTCTGCACCACCGAATGAATACACCATTTACAG GATTGCCAGTGTATCCAAGATATTTCCCACCCTGATGCTGTATCGATTATGGGAAGATGGCAAGGTGGGCTCCCTGGATGACCCGCTGGAAAAATACGTGGACAACTTCACCATTAAAAACCCCCTGGGTAAAAGCAGAGACTCTGAGCTCAAATACGTCACAGATGGGCTGATCTTCCTTGACAGCGGTGAGGTCCAAATCCGATCCTCCTCAGTAACATTAAGAAGAATGGCCAGCCAGCTTTCTG GTCTACCTCGAAGACTCCGTGGGACTAACTTACTGTGGAAAGGCAAGACCAAGACTGCAATCAACCTCCTACAAGATGATGTGCTCGTAGCAGATCCGGGGACCAA GTGCCACTACAGCAATCTGGCCTTCTCTTTGCTTGCCCATATCCTTTCTGAGAGGGTTGCAGGTGTGAATTACCAGAGATGGATCACAGATAACATTCTCAGCAGGTTGGGAATGGAGGACACTGGGTTTGACATTAACCCTGGCATCCAAAGTCAAATGGCTGTAGGTGTGTACGCCAGTGGCCAACCGGCGCCCCTTTATGATTTGGGCTGGTATCGCCCGTCAGGACAGATGTATTCGACTGCTGCTGACTTGGCAAAATTATCAATGATGTTATTGGGAGCGTATCATCGCAAAATATTGGAACCCGACACGTTGAAAATCATGCTAACCCCTGTGTTTCGCTGTGACAAAGACTACTTCGCCAATCGCACAGGTACACCATGGGAGGTCAACGAACAGAAGGGATATGAGGTACTACGTAAAGATGGCGATCTGGATGGCTACTCCGCTACATTCTCTCTGGTGCCTCGGCTTAAGCTTGGATTGGTGGTGCTAATGGCAGGAACGCGGCCACAGAACCAGGATATTATTTCGAAGGCTTATTCTTACATCATTCCTGCAATGGAGAAGGCGTTTAGGGAGGCCAAGCGGTATCTTACTCCTCCTCCAGATCCTGCACCCTATGTGGGATTTTACACTTACGGCAACATCACGTTTTATGAGATTAAAGCAGGGCCAGATGGTGTCTTGATCATGCAGCAGTTTGGACCTCAAATTGAGGATCTCATCCCGGAGCGTTACCGGACCATAAAATTGAATTACCTAGTGGAACGGGTATTTAGAGTCGTTTTCGAGAAGGAGTATCCCTGCGTTTTACGTGTCAACACTGCATCTGTATCCCTCGAAGCCCAAGATGGGCAGCTTTTTAACTTTTACGTCTTTGATAAGAAAGGCGTATCTCCAGGATTTGATGCTCCAGGGCTCAACACATACAATGTGATTAGAATATCCCGCAAACCCACCTTCTCTAATTGA